tgaataaacaataatcacTACCTCAGCCGAATATTgcatagcatttttttccacaacattGCACACgtacttttttctgatttaatctttaatattggagtttagggggtgcggtggtgcagtgggttggactgcagtcctgctctccggtgggtctggggttcgagtcctgcttggggtgctttgtggcggactggcgtcccgtcctgggtgtgtcccctccccctccggccttacgccctgtgttaccgggtaggctccggttccccgtgaccccgtaagggacaagcggttctgaaaatgtgtgtgtgtgtgtgtgtattggagtTTACATTCACTTTGTTCACATACTTGAATACATCTGTTTTGTATATGTCCCCtcatacatattattattcttctgttcatttctattatattttcattatatttctttttttcctgtagtatgattttaattgctattttatttgggggggggcacggtggaactgtgtgtgtgtgtatttttatcttactaTGAGTATGTACCatggacagtcggaaaagcatttcactgcacgttgtactaagtatggttgtgtacgtgacaaaacttgaatttgacagtttttgggatttatttattcaataaagaatTTAGTAACCGGAAATGAtgaagaaatttttacctgttgagttggacagtgtgtggagccagacaccttcgGTGGGCTAGTAATCCGTTCTGATCCataggaaaatgaaagaaaaaatctctCACTGCCtgttggtgttccaataaacgttccgAATGAACTCCTTCTGTGcgcccttctttgccccatccataCCCAGAGCACAGCATGCTACAATGTCATCTTAAGAAATGTTGGGCTATTTCAGAAAATCTAAGTTGGTACCTCTGATCAGTAAGACCCCAGTAGACGGGCACACCTTTAGATATTGAGCACCTAAACTCTGGAACAGTACCAGTTACCGTCATGTTGCACATCTCTGAGATGAACACAGGTAGGATGTGAATCTTCTGCCCTCAAGTAAAAACTGAGACATTCACaaaggaaataacacttttattgAAGTGAACAACTGGCAACAGTCCTCATCTCCTTCGAGCGAAGGTACCGCCGTGAATTAACCGCTATTCCGCCAGCTCTTCAGCAGCCATAGGGTCCCTGGGTAGCGGTGCTACTGCTCAGCCAGGAAGGTGTCTCAAAGCCTCAAAGGCTGAGACACGCTTGGATGGGTTAAAGGCCAGAAACTGCTGTGGGCACACCGACAAAACACAGTCAATCCCCTGTTCCAACACACCCCTACAAAGAAACCTGTATCCCTGCAGTGGTCCTCAAGCCTGTTTCTCGTGGCTTACAGTACATCAGGATCTCCAGTCCAGAACTTAGGCCCTCGATCAAATGGACTGTTACCAACTTAGCCTTTTCTCACAGCGCTGGGCTAGTGAGGTATTCCAGCTGCCTTTAAACTGGTTCCCCCCATCACACCCTGGCAGGAAAGGGCTGTGAATTCTGATTTAGAAACAAAGTCATTCTCATTAACTCAGAATCCAACAGGGCATTTCACCAACATCCCAAGGAGTGTAGATGCGGATATGCCAATCCCAAAGTACCGTCAATCAGTGACCAATTCACTAATAGGAAGACCATTGCtctgatttccaaaaaaaaaaatacttccatcTCCTACTTTACACACTATTGCAAGACTCGCACCCATTAAAACTTACTAAGAGCAAGTCCCTCTCTTCCTGGTGCAAGTTCGGCAGCAGCTGATTTAAGGTATTACCACTCTTCCAGTTGGCAGGGTACGGGATGGGGCTCTCGGTAGGCCAGTCCTCCTGTGCAGGCAGGCCGATCACACTGAGGACCAACAAGGAGGAGTTACACACTCGAGCTATCTGGGAACACCTAATTTGACTCTAACCTTAACGCAATGTGACTCTTAACCTTAACCCAATTTAACCCTAAGTTACTCTGTCAGCATTGATACCCCCAGCCTGCAAAGCTACAAAGCATCGCTGACCATGAAACCATCTCACTATGAAAGAGGACATGTAGTGACTTACTCTAtgattttctggagctgctgtaTGTCAGAATAGCCGCAAAACAAGGGTCTGCCAAAAAGAAGTGCAGCCAGATGTGTGTTACACGCAAGCGTGTCTCCGTGATGCAGCGGGGGGTGTACAGTGGTTTACTGTGCTCTCCCTACCTGAGGAGGAAGAGCTCAGCGAAGATGCAGCCAGTGCTCCACATGTCCACGGAGGACATGTAGCCGGAGTGTAGCAGGACCTCCGGAGCTCTGTACCACAGGGTCACCACCTGAGGAGCACATACccacaggaagtgatgtcatcatCTAGAGAACAGCAAAGAATGTGTCAGGCTGCATAAGACCACAGGACTTTGTTATGAATTTATTACAGGGTGATGGGTTTAGGAGGCAGAATGCTTAGTTTAGTTTCTGTCCAGTGACATATTCACTTGTACAAATTGTTAGGGTTAAAACACTAGCATGTCAGGATCCAGTCAGTGCAGACTTACGATGGGCGTGAGAGCCATGTGGTGGCTGTAGATCCGCGCCAGACCAAAATCCGCAATCTTGATCTCACCGTGGCTGCTGACCAGCACATTTTGCGGCTTCAGGTCCCGGTGCACCAGCATGTTGGTGTGAAGGAAGTCTAGGCCTcgcagcagctgtaacattaTGTCCTGCGAGGAcaggaggagatacatggggacacctttttcttttacagaaaggaggaaactggagggaCACCTGTACCAGCTGACAGGCTGATCCAAACCTGTGCAGTAAATCAAATCATAGCCATGTAAGTGCATGAGTGTgtaagctttttttgtttttaaaaatgaaatgtgtataaatgagtaaatgagtagtgtaacgatccggctaagctaatgagttagcccagatcctcacgtggattccagaaaggcgtaaaattatataaatccagatggacacggacaaaaggaagctcttctttttaatatcttgtgggcaactatggatgacatatttcacacagctgtccttacaataaaataaacaacattaaagtaatctccaaaacgtgcgaggcacaaaaggtgtacacggccaagtatatcagcctgcgcgcccgggagcgagcatcgagggggcggagcaaccccttactctccaccatgatacgtcatcattacagtaGCTTAGTATGAAAacctcagtcactttggagaaaagcatcagctaaatgaaaaaatacaacagtattAACATAACGGAGACTGAATTCACATAACATAatggttttcagaaaattacatgggtacattacattacattacattaatgacATACACTATTGTGGATCAAAGGTTTAACAGTTGATATTGCATGGACTATGACAAAAAGGACATCTCACCTTAATTTTCCACCTGCTGAGACCAGTCTCTGCTACCGAGgcaagaaatgcacacaaatcttGATCAACATATTCAAACACTAAAGTCAgctctgaggtctgattttggacttcaactgaaacatctaaTAACctagaaaacaagtaaaatgaattaataaatttagaACTCAGTCTTaccctgaataaacaaatagaaaagAGTTCTACTTACACTCAGAGATCAACAGCTGGTTTTAACTGTCCAGAAACAGGGCAGTAATACTTTGCTGTAttattactatactgtactataataTTATCCATAATGACTTGTAATATGTATACACTGATACAGCacttatgtatttttgcaggtcagttcagagtaaatactttgatcaagagtactgcagcaatagcaccaagtggggcttgaacaaACAACCTACAGGTTACAACAGGGTTCACATAACCTGCAAATATAACCCAGAAAATGGTAATGTGTGGTGAGCAGGTCATGTAATTGCTAGGGCCGTTTCCCTGCAATGCTAAGGTCCCAGGTCCGAATCAATTCTCCTGCTTTAATAGGCTCgaccaaggtacctaccctgaatgaACCAAGAAttcctagctgtgtaaatgaatcaaGTTGGATTAttcaacattgtaaatcacacgGAGCAGAagttaaatgataaataatgaaaattatttatattcttcttcttattattattattattaacaataaacatgacaataaaaacatctaTGAGGAGGGTTTTTCGATTTACTTGACCACGTTGGGGTGGTCGAAGGCCTCCAACTTGCGCAGCAGTGCCACCTCGCGGATCACGAAGGCAGGCACGCCTTCCTCCATCTGCTCGAGGACCCTGACCTTCTCGAGGGCCACGCGGCGCTGGCAGCCGCCAGTCTCGCGTGCCTTGAACACGCGTCCGGAGGCGCCCTCACCCACAGCAGCCAGGACCTCGTAGTGGCCGGCCTCCATGCTGTACCCTTACACCTCGGCATGGGGTCACAAGCACATTAGTATTACTCCACATTACTgagtgcacaaattgtactttttgtaagaggtataagggggtgcggtggtgcagtgggttgggccacagtcctgctctccggtgggtctggggttcaagtcccacttggggtgccttgcgacggactggcgtcccgtcctgggtgtgtccccgccccctccggccttacgccctgtgttcccgggtaggctccggttccccgtgaccccgtatgggacaagcggttctgaaaatgtgtgtgtgtgtgtgtgtaagaggtatgttgctgtgaagaaaagctcctgctaaatgaattaaattctcAACTTGTTCCCAAGATTGCACCAGTGACTGTACTTGAATCTGAAGTTCAACAGTTTAACAAATAAGCAATCAGGGctgcacacattaatattttaatacaaactACCTAGGTTTTCCACTCAATTTTAAACATCTCAGcctgacaaaaaaattaccactgGTAAACAGACTGAGGCTAACCCAAGAAAAACAACCGGGAAGAGTCAAAACTGGTAAGCATTTGCTATCTTTTGTTCTGAAACAGCTGTAGAGtactaaaatgacaaatttactgcatgttttgatGGCAAGGCAGCACCTGGGAACTATAACATAA
This Scleropages formosus unplaced genomic scaffold, fSclFor1.1, whole genome shotgun sequence DNA region includes the following protein-coding sequences:
- the LOC114909711 gene encoding cyclin-dependent kinase 6-like — its product is MEAGHYEVLAAVGEGASGRVFKARETGGCQRRVALEKVRVLEQMEEGVPAFVIREVALLRKLEAFDHPNVVKLLDVSVEVQNQTSELTLVFEYVDQDLCAFLASVAETGLSRWKIKDIMLQLLRGLDFLHTNMLVHRDLKPQNVLVSSHGEIKIADFGLARIYSHHMALTPIVVTLWYRAPEVLLHSGYMSSVDMWSTGCIFAELFLLRPLFCGYSDIQQLQKIIDVIGLPAQEDWPTESPIPYPANWKSGNTLNQLLPNLHQEERDLLLVSFNGCESCNSV